In Eupeodes corollae chromosome 3, idEupCoro1.1, whole genome shotgun sequence, a single genomic region encodes these proteins:
- the LOC129949266 gene encoding uncharacterized protein LOC129949266 isoform X3 encodes MFGSKIRSWMENHIVRPRKKGNKNKNSNGTSTASSNLTQNGHGHKGATGFTIYHGDGTTTTASITATAPNGSISSPARRREVSPIQNHTTSRFGWQSPSEESSTMSPKSDNFLYVQHSSVKAQTLSATPSSKGSQHQRNCIGGGISNGGVSSGSCNAIITDHTGKEFHHHQNQNQHQNQQQYQQQQQPQGKRTKTLSPSSMFRRKSAGNAASATNAKHPSSQIHPVAGVEKSKQKYLKGGCSNSHYEEIQNNNNQQQHQQQQQQQQQSHRKEYILEQKDLTSYHNGDAKNESTTPRYGKLLPSKMAGDGYNSSQHQQQQQQQFGSYDSLNANIAYAAVNGDERVPSNNNNGGAGGHVNGGYPSGAVSNVVLRNGYEANRQMLRSSRYNGTGPGGVGGPGTGAVAVAASAIAGGVGPSNGILSNGPVNHHPMGHIMNSLSSPESAYSTGYSTDGTSPGATYTPPEYYINMRTGTHYFPKSVNTLAIEAQRYKFGLNKIEEMSPQDPLPNNNNNNNHRRTESFDSGQSKIPGFGIPDPEFFQNQAKLFEQQNNQQNNHQLQQQQQNQQQQHQQQINVGSHSPLPLRNTIVIPTLKGFESPSPRQRCRIRTNPWYSTTDTSSSGTTIATTQAFLAAKKMELDASSSSSGIKSSSEAGASDKNEKNEKTSDESTSETSSSSTEVENLQRTYSPNTIRRKKQLGELLLTSSCRSEMHSLHQQGSHHHIDSDEDATLNEMMGKFDESYVYEKETDILSSSDSDPTDCASDLDTGQDAGDECDTDDMLDIEFIDTALVGQEAAMVKTYQLPRRASRQRHMKTYPGEDASKRKKKLMKTRKKSTESKGRGSPMKNSRESRSLGGTPVCLRRNQSADNKRSLKAQTLSTRCSSLTFTEVHAIRSKFIAIGDSEKALLRADLEADVKYRQLIHEAETILVSMKTSALSIPRETPVASPRRVCNPLANKRVEMLKQCEADIKRELLKQQQKSLDAENNISIDNGALNKRLESLKYETNSAPNSPKSSRFSPRKTHITNFINQNAPPEVPPRRSSIPEPPPRSPQLQVNGQSIKGRSASPLSHRRRFRSQSPKKQQPICSDSDSDDNSNSSMKQQNLSRRSRSLRSNTQDEDDRNNRNCLPEIQKITIYNESDYTNRNVKPALMSFKSFGGTATTISMSSYCPQSEPLKRKVYRGSSSFERIKKSLDLDSEIPIPKQAILDKINNMRRERQSSLSIKSSSQDMNQCLNDEQQLEDDEPTSVSSNLSTKQQLILNTIEDLKRSLEYQSVELNGLNEDE; translated from the exons ACCACAAGCCGCTTTGGATGGCAGTCGCCAAGTGAAGAATCATCAACAATGTCACCAAAATCTGATAATTTTCTCTATGTCCAACATTCAAGTGTGAAGGCTCAAACACTATCTGCAACACCATCATCCAAAGGATCACAGCATCAAAGAAATTGCATTGGTGGTGGCATCAGTAACGGTGGAGTTAGCAGTGGCAGTTGCAACGCCATCATAACCGACCACACTGGCAAAGAATTTCACCATCATCAGAATCAAAATCAGCATCAGAATCAGCAACAGtaccagcaacaacaacaaccacaaggAAAACGGACAAAAACTCTTTCACCCAGTAGCATGTTCCGACGAAAGTCCGCAGGGAATGCGGCCTCCGCGACGAATGCCAAGCATCCTTCGTCACAAATCCATCCGGTTGCGGGGGTGGAGAAATCAAAGCAGAAATACCTCAAGGGCGGTTGCTCCAATAGTCACTATGAAGAAATCCAGAACAATAATAACCAGCAacagcatcagcagcagcaacagcaacagcagcagagcCATCGAAAGGAGTACATTCTAGAGCAAAAGGATCTAACGAGCTACCACAATGGCGATGCGAAGAATGAGTCCACAACTCCACGTTATGGCAAATTGCTACCATCGAAGATGGCCGGAGATGGCTACAACTCATCACAGcatcagcagcaacagcaacagcagttTGGCTCGTACGATAGTTTGAATGCGAATATAGCATACGCAGCAGTTAATGGGGACGAGAGGGTTCCGAGTAACAATAATAACGGCGGCGCCGGTGGTCATGTCAATGGTGGCTATCCATCGGGGGCGGTTTCTAATGTGGTGCTACGCAATGGCTACGAGGCAAATCGTCAGATGTTAAGGTCAAGTCGTTACAACGGAACAGGACCTGGAGGTGTTGGAGGACCAGGAACAGGAGCAGTTGCTGTAGCAGCATCAGCAATAGCCGGAGGAGTAGGACCATCGAATGGGATACTGTCAAATGGTCCAGTGAACCATCATCCAATGGGTCACATAATGAATAGTTTGTCGTCGCCAGAGAGTGCTTACTCGACCGGATATTCCACAGATGGCACTTCACCAG GTGCTACCTACACACCACCGGAGTACTACATCAATATGCGTACCGGAACTCATTATTTTCCAAAGAGTGTCAACACTCTGGCCATCGAAGCACAACGCTATAAATTTGGCTTGAATAAAATAGAAGAGATGTCACCACAGGATCCTTTG ccaaacaataacaacaataacaatcaCCGCCGAACTGAATCCTTTGACTCAGGACAAAGTAAAATTCCTGGCTTTGGTATCCCAGATCCAGAATTCTTTCAAAACCAAGCAAAGCTATTCgaacaacaaaacaatcaaCAGAATAATCACCAgctacagcaacaacaacaaaaccaacaacaacaacatcaacagcaaATAAATGTTGGAAGTCATAGTCCACTGCCATTGCGGAACACCATAGTCATTCCGACACTCAAGGGTTTTGAAT CACCATCACCCCGGCAGCGTTGCCGCATCCGAACGAATCCTTGGTACTCGACAACAGACACATCCTCCTCAGGCACAACCATTGCCACAACCCAGGCATTCCTTGCGGCAAAGAAAATGGAACTAGATGCCAGCTCCTCATCGTCGGGCATAAAATCAAGTAGCGAAGCGGGCGCAAGTGATAAAAATGA gAAGAACGAGAAGACATCTGATGAGTCGACGTCAGAGACGTCAAGTTCCTCAACCGAAGTGGAGAATCTGCAAAGGACTTATTCGCCAAATACCATTCGACGGAAGAAGCAGCTCGGGGAGTTGCTGTTGACGTCGTCGTGTCGTTCCGAGATGCACTCCTTGCATCAGCAGGGCTCACATCATCATATCGATAGTGACGAGGATGCAACGCTGAACGAAATGATGGGCAAGTTCGACGAGAGCTATGTATATGAGAAAGAGACTGATATTTTAAG TAGTAGTGACTCTGATCCTACTGATTGTGCCTCCGACCTGGATACAGGACAAGATGCCGGTGATGAGTGTGACACTGATGATATGCTGGATATTGAGTTTATTGACACAGCGTTGGTGGGACAGGAAGCAGCGATGGTTAAGACCTATCAGCTTCCTAGACGAGCTTCCCGGCAACGTCATATGAAGACATATCCAGGTGAAGATGCCTCGAAGCGCAAGAAGAAACTCATGAAGACTCGAAAGAAAAGCACAGAGAGCAAGGGACGTGGTTCGCCTATGAAGAATTCTAGGGAGTCAAGGAGTTTGGGTGGAACACCTGTTTGCTTGAGGCGTAATCAATCAGCTGACAACAAAAG GTCATTGAAGGCTCAAACCCTGTCTACACGTTGCAGTTCATTGACTTTTACCGAAGTCCATGCTATTCGGAGTAAATTTATAGCAATTGGTGACAGTGAGAAGGCTCTTCTAAGGGCTGATCTAGAGGCCGATGTCAAGTATCGCCAGTTGATTCATGAAGCTGAAACCATTCTGGTGTCCATGAAGACAAGTGCTCTAAG CATCCCTAGAGAAACACCAGTTGCAAGTCCCCGAAGAGTTTGCAACCCTCTGGCCAATAAACGAGTTGAAATGCTAAAACAATGTGAAGCCGATATCAAACGTGAACTCCTCAAACAACAACAGAAATCTCTAGACGCCGAAAATAACATCTCAATTGACAATGGCGCCCTCAACAAACGCCTCGAGTCGCTTAAATACGAAACCAATTCGGCTCCGAACAGTCCCAAATCGAGTCGTTTCAGTCCGCGGAAGACTCACATTACCAATTTCATAAACCAGAATGCTCCACCAGAGGTCCCACCGCGAAGAAGTAGCATTCCCGAGCCTCCACCACGTTCTCCACAATTGCAGGTGAATGGTCAATCGATAAAGGGACGGTCAGCATCGCCGCTATCTCATCGCCGCCGATTCCGCAGTCAATCGCCAAAGAAACAACAACCAATATGCTCGGATTCCGATTCAGATGATAATTCGAATTCATCGATGAAACAGCAAAATCTCAGCCGAAGATCTCGAAGTCTTCGGAGCAATACTCAGGATGAAGATGATAGAAACAATCGAAATTGTCTACCGGAAATTCAAAAGATCACAATTTACAATGAATCGGACTATACGAATAGGAATGTTAAGCCGGCTTTGATGTCATTCAAGTCATTTGGTGGGACAGCAACAACCATTAGTATGAGCAGTTATTGTCCACAAAGTGAGCCATTGAAGAGAAAAGTCTATCGGGGAAGTTCGTCatttgaaagaattaaaaagagCCTCGATTTGGATTCGG AAATACCGATACCGAAACAAGCTATTCtagacaaaataaacaacatgcGTCGTGAACGTCAAAGCTCGTTATCCATTAAAAGCTCCAGCCAAGACATGAACCAATGTTTAAACGATGAACAACAATTAGAAGACGATGAACCAACAAGTGTTTCGTCAAATCTCAGCACTAAACAACAATTAATACTAAATACCATCGAAGATCTAAAACGTAGTCTCGAATACCAAAGTGTTGAGTTAAATGGTCTCAACGAagacgaataa
- the LOC129949266 gene encoding uncharacterized protein LOC129949266 isoform X1, whose amino-acid sequence MFGSKIRSWMENHIVRPRKKGNKNKNSNGTSTASSNLTQNGHGHKGATGFTIYHGDGTTTTASITATAPNGSISSPARRREVSPIQNHTTSRFGWQSPSEESSTMSPKSDNFLYVQHSSVKAQTLSATPSSKGSQHQRNCIGGGISNGGVSSGSCNAIITDHTGKEFHHHQNQNQHQNQQQYQQQQQPQGKRTKTLSPSSMFRRKSAGNAASATNAKHPSSQIHPVAGVEKSKQKYLKGGCSNSHYEEIQNNNNQQQHQQQQQQQQQSHRKEYILEQKDLTSYHNGDAKNESTTPRYGKLLPSKMAGDGYNSSQHQQQQQQQFGSYDSLNANIAYAAVNGDERVPSNNNNGGAGGHVNGGYPSGAVSNVVLRNGYEANRQMLRSSRYNGTGPGGVGGPGTGAVAVAASAIAGGVGPSNGILSNGPVNHHPMGHIMNSLSSPESAYSTGYSTDGTSPGATYTPPEYYINMRTGTHYFPKSVNTLAIEAQRYKFGLNKIEEMSPQDPLPNNNNNNNHRRTESFDSGQSKIPGFGIPDPEFFQNQAKLFEQQNNQQNNHQLQQQQQNQQQQHQQQINVGSHSPLPLRNTIVIPTLKGFESPSPRQRCRIRTNPWYSTTDTSSSGTTIATTQAFLAAKKMELDASSSSSGIKSSSEAGASDKNEKNEKTSDESTSETSSSSTEVENLQRTYSPNTIRRKKQLGELLLTSSCRSEMHSLHQQGSHHHIDSDEDATLNEMMGKFDESYVYEKETDILSSSDSDPTDCASDLDTGQDAGDECDTDDMLDIEFIDTALVGQEAAMVKTYQLPRRASRQRHMKTYPGEDASKRKKKLMKTRKKSTESKGRGSPMKNSRESRSLGGTPVCLRRNQSADNKRSLKAQTLSTRCSSLTFTEVHAIRSKFIAIGDSEKALLRADLEADVKYRQLIHEAETILVSMKTSALSIPRETPVASPRRVCNPLANKRVEMLKQCEADIKRELLKQQQKSLDAENNISIDNGALNKRLESLKYETNSAPNSPKSSRFSPRKTHITNFINQNAPPEVPPRRSSIPEPPPRSPQLQVNGQSIKGRSASPLSHRRRFRSQSPKKQQPICSDSDSDDNSNSSMKQQNLSRRSRSLRSNTQDEDDRNNRNCLPEIQKITIYNESDYTNRNVKPALMSFKSFGGTATTISMSSYCPQSEPLKRKVYRGSSSFERIKKSLDLDSGKFMCIYNVSK is encoded by the exons ACCACAAGCCGCTTTGGATGGCAGTCGCCAAGTGAAGAATCATCAACAATGTCACCAAAATCTGATAATTTTCTCTATGTCCAACATTCAAGTGTGAAGGCTCAAACACTATCTGCAACACCATCATCCAAAGGATCACAGCATCAAAGAAATTGCATTGGTGGTGGCATCAGTAACGGTGGAGTTAGCAGTGGCAGTTGCAACGCCATCATAACCGACCACACTGGCAAAGAATTTCACCATCATCAGAATCAAAATCAGCATCAGAATCAGCAACAGtaccagcaacaacaacaaccacaaggAAAACGGACAAAAACTCTTTCACCCAGTAGCATGTTCCGACGAAAGTCCGCAGGGAATGCGGCCTCCGCGACGAATGCCAAGCATCCTTCGTCACAAATCCATCCGGTTGCGGGGGTGGAGAAATCAAAGCAGAAATACCTCAAGGGCGGTTGCTCCAATAGTCACTATGAAGAAATCCAGAACAATAATAACCAGCAacagcatcagcagcagcaacagcaacagcagcagagcCATCGAAAGGAGTACATTCTAGAGCAAAAGGATCTAACGAGCTACCACAATGGCGATGCGAAGAATGAGTCCACAACTCCACGTTATGGCAAATTGCTACCATCGAAGATGGCCGGAGATGGCTACAACTCATCACAGcatcagcagcaacagcaacagcagttTGGCTCGTACGATAGTTTGAATGCGAATATAGCATACGCAGCAGTTAATGGGGACGAGAGGGTTCCGAGTAACAATAATAACGGCGGCGCCGGTGGTCATGTCAATGGTGGCTATCCATCGGGGGCGGTTTCTAATGTGGTGCTACGCAATGGCTACGAGGCAAATCGTCAGATGTTAAGGTCAAGTCGTTACAACGGAACAGGACCTGGAGGTGTTGGAGGACCAGGAACAGGAGCAGTTGCTGTAGCAGCATCAGCAATAGCCGGAGGAGTAGGACCATCGAATGGGATACTGTCAAATGGTCCAGTGAACCATCATCCAATGGGTCACATAATGAATAGTTTGTCGTCGCCAGAGAGTGCTTACTCGACCGGATATTCCACAGATGGCACTTCACCAG GTGCTACCTACACACCACCGGAGTACTACATCAATATGCGTACCGGAACTCATTATTTTCCAAAGAGTGTCAACACTCTGGCCATCGAAGCACAACGCTATAAATTTGGCTTGAATAAAATAGAAGAGATGTCACCACAGGATCCTTTG ccaaacaataacaacaataacaatcaCCGCCGAACTGAATCCTTTGACTCAGGACAAAGTAAAATTCCTGGCTTTGGTATCCCAGATCCAGAATTCTTTCAAAACCAAGCAAAGCTATTCgaacaacaaaacaatcaaCAGAATAATCACCAgctacagcaacaacaacaaaaccaacaacaacaacatcaacagcaaATAAATGTTGGAAGTCATAGTCCACTGCCATTGCGGAACACCATAGTCATTCCGACACTCAAGGGTTTTGAAT CACCATCACCCCGGCAGCGTTGCCGCATCCGAACGAATCCTTGGTACTCGACAACAGACACATCCTCCTCAGGCACAACCATTGCCACAACCCAGGCATTCCTTGCGGCAAAGAAAATGGAACTAGATGCCAGCTCCTCATCGTCGGGCATAAAATCAAGTAGCGAAGCGGGCGCAAGTGATAAAAATGA gAAGAACGAGAAGACATCTGATGAGTCGACGTCAGAGACGTCAAGTTCCTCAACCGAAGTGGAGAATCTGCAAAGGACTTATTCGCCAAATACCATTCGACGGAAGAAGCAGCTCGGGGAGTTGCTGTTGACGTCGTCGTGTCGTTCCGAGATGCACTCCTTGCATCAGCAGGGCTCACATCATCATATCGATAGTGACGAGGATGCAACGCTGAACGAAATGATGGGCAAGTTCGACGAGAGCTATGTATATGAGAAAGAGACTGATATTTTAAG TAGTAGTGACTCTGATCCTACTGATTGTGCCTCCGACCTGGATACAGGACAAGATGCCGGTGATGAGTGTGACACTGATGATATGCTGGATATTGAGTTTATTGACACAGCGTTGGTGGGACAGGAAGCAGCGATGGTTAAGACCTATCAGCTTCCTAGACGAGCTTCCCGGCAACGTCATATGAAGACATATCCAGGTGAAGATGCCTCGAAGCGCAAGAAGAAACTCATGAAGACTCGAAAGAAAAGCACAGAGAGCAAGGGACGTGGTTCGCCTATGAAGAATTCTAGGGAGTCAAGGAGTTTGGGTGGAACACCTGTTTGCTTGAGGCGTAATCAATCAGCTGACAACAAAAG GTCATTGAAGGCTCAAACCCTGTCTACACGTTGCAGTTCATTGACTTTTACCGAAGTCCATGCTATTCGGAGTAAATTTATAGCAATTGGTGACAGTGAGAAGGCTCTTCTAAGGGCTGATCTAGAGGCCGATGTCAAGTATCGCCAGTTGATTCATGAAGCTGAAACCATTCTGGTGTCCATGAAGACAAGTGCTCTAAG CATCCCTAGAGAAACACCAGTTGCAAGTCCCCGAAGAGTTTGCAACCCTCTGGCCAATAAACGAGTTGAAATGCTAAAACAATGTGAAGCCGATATCAAACGTGAACTCCTCAAACAACAACAGAAATCTCTAGACGCCGAAAATAACATCTCAATTGACAATGGCGCCCTCAACAAACGCCTCGAGTCGCTTAAATACGAAACCAATTCGGCTCCGAACAGTCCCAAATCGAGTCGTTTCAGTCCGCGGAAGACTCACATTACCAATTTCATAAACCAGAATGCTCCACCAGAGGTCCCACCGCGAAGAAGTAGCATTCCCGAGCCTCCACCACGTTCTCCACAATTGCAGGTGAATGGTCAATCGATAAAGGGACGGTCAGCATCGCCGCTATCTCATCGCCGCCGATTCCGCAGTCAATCGCCAAAGAAACAACAACCAATATGCTCGGATTCCGATTCAGATGATAATTCGAATTCATCGATGAAACAGCAAAATCTCAGCCGAAGATCTCGAAGTCTTCGGAGCAATACTCAGGATGAAGATGATAGAAACAATCGAAATTGTCTACCGGAAATTCAAAAGATCACAATTTACAATGAATCGGACTATACGAATAGGAATGTTAAGCCGGCTTTGATGTCATTCAAGTCATTTGGTGGGACAGCAACAACCATTAGTATGAGCAGTTATTGTCCACAAAGTGAGCCATTGAAGAGAAAAGTCTATCGGGGAAGTTCGTCatttgaaagaattaaaaagagCCTCGATTTGGATTCGGGTAAGTTTATGTGTATCTATAATGTGAGCAAATAG
- the LOC129949266 gene encoding uncharacterized protein LOC129949266 isoform X2, with protein MFGSKIRSWMENHIVRPRKKGNKNKNSNGTSTASSNLTQNGHGHKGATGFTIYHGDGTTTTASITATAPNGSISSPARRREVSPIQNHTTSRFGWQSPSEESSTMSPKSDNFLYVQHSSVKAQTLSATPSSKGSQHQRNCIGGGISNGGVSSGSCNAIITDHTGKEFHHHQNQNQHQNQQQYQQQQQPQGKRTKTLSPSSMFRRKSAGNAASATNAKHPSSQIHPVAGVEKSKQKYLKGGCSNSHYEEIQNNNNQQQHQQQQQQQQQSHRKEYILEQKDLTSYHNGDAKNESTTPRYGKLLPSKMAGDGYNSSQHQQQQQQQFGSYDSLNANIAYAAVNGDERVPSNNNNGGAGGHVNGGYPSGAVSNVVLRNGYEANRQMLRSSRYNGTGPGGVGGPGTGAVAVAASAIAGGVGPSNGILSNGPVNHHPMGHIMNSLSSPESAYSTGYSTDGTSPGATYTPPEYYINMRTGTHYFPKSVNTLAIEAQRYKFGLNKIEEMSPQDPLPNNNNNNNHRRTESFDSGQSKIPGFGIPDPEFFQNQAKLFEQQNNQQNNHQLQQQQQNQQQQHQQQINVGSHSPLPLRNTIVIPTLKGFESPSPRQRCRIRTNPWYSTTDTSSSGTTIATTQAFLAAKKMELDASSSSSGIKSSSEAGASDKNEKNEKTSDESTSETSSSSTEVENLQRTYSPNTIRRKKQLGELLLTSSCRSEMHSLHQQGSHHHIDSDEDATLNEMMGKFDESYVYEKETDILSSDSDPTDCASDLDTGQDAGDECDTDDMLDIEFIDTALVGQEAAMVKTYQLPRRASRQRHMKTYPGEDASKRKKKLMKTRKKSTESKGRGSPMKNSRESRSLGGTPVCLRRNQSADNKRSLKAQTLSTRCSSLTFTEVHAIRSKFIAIGDSEKALLRADLEADVKYRQLIHEAETILVSMKTSALSIPRETPVASPRRVCNPLANKRVEMLKQCEADIKRELLKQQQKSLDAENNISIDNGALNKRLESLKYETNSAPNSPKSSRFSPRKTHITNFINQNAPPEVPPRRSSIPEPPPRSPQLQVNGQSIKGRSASPLSHRRRFRSQSPKKQQPICSDSDSDDNSNSSMKQQNLSRRSRSLRSNTQDEDDRNNRNCLPEIQKITIYNESDYTNRNVKPALMSFKSFGGTATTISMSSYCPQSEPLKRKVYRGSSSFERIKKSLDLDSGKFMCIYNVSK; from the exons ACCACAAGCCGCTTTGGATGGCAGTCGCCAAGTGAAGAATCATCAACAATGTCACCAAAATCTGATAATTTTCTCTATGTCCAACATTCAAGTGTGAAGGCTCAAACACTATCTGCAACACCATCATCCAAAGGATCACAGCATCAAAGAAATTGCATTGGTGGTGGCATCAGTAACGGTGGAGTTAGCAGTGGCAGTTGCAACGCCATCATAACCGACCACACTGGCAAAGAATTTCACCATCATCAGAATCAAAATCAGCATCAGAATCAGCAACAGtaccagcaacaacaacaaccacaaggAAAACGGACAAAAACTCTTTCACCCAGTAGCATGTTCCGACGAAAGTCCGCAGGGAATGCGGCCTCCGCGACGAATGCCAAGCATCCTTCGTCACAAATCCATCCGGTTGCGGGGGTGGAGAAATCAAAGCAGAAATACCTCAAGGGCGGTTGCTCCAATAGTCACTATGAAGAAATCCAGAACAATAATAACCAGCAacagcatcagcagcagcaacagcaacagcagcagagcCATCGAAAGGAGTACATTCTAGAGCAAAAGGATCTAACGAGCTACCACAATGGCGATGCGAAGAATGAGTCCACAACTCCACGTTATGGCAAATTGCTACCATCGAAGATGGCCGGAGATGGCTACAACTCATCACAGcatcagcagcaacagcaacagcagttTGGCTCGTACGATAGTTTGAATGCGAATATAGCATACGCAGCAGTTAATGGGGACGAGAGGGTTCCGAGTAACAATAATAACGGCGGCGCCGGTGGTCATGTCAATGGTGGCTATCCATCGGGGGCGGTTTCTAATGTGGTGCTACGCAATGGCTACGAGGCAAATCGTCAGATGTTAAGGTCAAGTCGTTACAACGGAACAGGACCTGGAGGTGTTGGAGGACCAGGAACAGGAGCAGTTGCTGTAGCAGCATCAGCAATAGCCGGAGGAGTAGGACCATCGAATGGGATACTGTCAAATGGTCCAGTGAACCATCATCCAATGGGTCACATAATGAATAGTTTGTCGTCGCCAGAGAGTGCTTACTCGACCGGATATTCCACAGATGGCACTTCACCAG GTGCTACCTACACACCACCGGAGTACTACATCAATATGCGTACCGGAACTCATTATTTTCCAAAGAGTGTCAACACTCTGGCCATCGAAGCACAACGCTATAAATTTGGCTTGAATAAAATAGAAGAGATGTCACCACAGGATCCTTTG ccaaacaataacaacaataacaatcaCCGCCGAACTGAATCCTTTGACTCAGGACAAAGTAAAATTCCTGGCTTTGGTATCCCAGATCCAGAATTCTTTCAAAACCAAGCAAAGCTATTCgaacaacaaaacaatcaaCAGAATAATCACCAgctacagcaacaacaacaaaaccaacaacaacaacatcaacagcaaATAAATGTTGGAAGTCATAGTCCACTGCCATTGCGGAACACCATAGTCATTCCGACACTCAAGGGTTTTGAAT CACCATCACCCCGGCAGCGTTGCCGCATCCGAACGAATCCTTGGTACTCGACAACAGACACATCCTCCTCAGGCACAACCATTGCCACAACCCAGGCATTCCTTGCGGCAAAGAAAATGGAACTAGATGCCAGCTCCTCATCGTCGGGCATAAAATCAAGTAGCGAAGCGGGCGCAAGTGATAAAAATGA gAAGAACGAGAAGACATCTGATGAGTCGACGTCAGAGACGTCAAGTTCCTCAACCGAAGTGGAGAATCTGCAAAGGACTTATTCGCCAAATACCATTCGACGGAAGAAGCAGCTCGGGGAGTTGCTGTTGACGTCGTCGTGTCGTTCCGAGATGCACTCCTTGCATCAGCAGGGCTCACATCATCATATCGATAGTGACGAGGATGCAACGCTGAACGAAATGATGGGCAAGTTCGACGAGAGCTATGTATATGAGAAAGAGACTGATATTTTAAG TAGTGACTCTGATCCTACTGATTGTGCCTCCGACCTGGATACAGGACAAGATGCCGGTGATGAGTGTGACACTGATGATATGCTGGATATTGAGTTTATTGACACAGCGTTGGTGGGACAGGAAGCAGCGATGGTTAAGACCTATCAGCTTCCTAGACGAGCTTCCCGGCAACGTCATATGAAGACATATCCAGGTGAAGATGCCTCGAAGCGCAAGAAGAAACTCATGAAGACTCGAAAGAAAAGCACAGAGAGCAAGGGACGTGGTTCGCCTATGAAGAATTCTAGGGAGTCAAGGAGTTTGGGTGGAACACCTGTTTGCTTGAGGCGTAATCAATCAGCTGACAACAAAAG GTCATTGAAGGCTCAAACCCTGTCTACACGTTGCAGTTCATTGACTTTTACCGAAGTCCATGCTATTCGGAGTAAATTTATAGCAATTGGTGACAGTGAGAAGGCTCTTCTAAGGGCTGATCTAGAGGCCGATGTCAAGTATCGCCAGTTGATTCATGAAGCTGAAACCATTCTGGTGTCCATGAAGACAAGTGCTCTAAG CATCCCTAGAGAAACACCAGTTGCAAGTCCCCGAAGAGTTTGCAACCCTCTGGCCAATAAACGAGTTGAAATGCTAAAACAATGTGAAGCCGATATCAAACGTGAACTCCTCAAACAACAACAGAAATCTCTAGACGCCGAAAATAACATCTCAATTGACAATGGCGCCCTCAACAAACGCCTCGAGTCGCTTAAATACGAAACCAATTCGGCTCCGAACAGTCCCAAATCGAGTCGTTTCAGTCCGCGGAAGACTCACATTACCAATTTCATAAACCAGAATGCTCCACCAGAGGTCCCACCGCGAAGAAGTAGCATTCCCGAGCCTCCACCACGTTCTCCACAATTGCAGGTGAATGGTCAATCGATAAAGGGACGGTCAGCATCGCCGCTATCTCATCGCCGCCGATTCCGCAGTCAATCGCCAAAGAAACAACAACCAATATGCTCGGATTCCGATTCAGATGATAATTCGAATTCATCGATGAAACAGCAAAATCTCAGCCGAAGATCTCGAAGTCTTCGGAGCAATACTCAGGATGAAGATGATAGAAACAATCGAAATTGTCTACCGGAAATTCAAAAGATCACAATTTACAATGAATCGGACTATACGAATAGGAATGTTAAGCCGGCTTTGATGTCATTCAAGTCATTTGGTGGGACAGCAACAACCATTAGTATGAGCAGTTATTGTCCACAAAGTGAGCCATTGAAGAGAAAAGTCTATCGGGGAAGTTCGTCatttgaaagaattaaaaagagCCTCGATTTGGATTCGGGTAAGTTTATGTGTATCTATAATGTGAGCAAATAG